The region CGTCACCGGGGACCAGGCCGAAACCGTAGTGATCATCCAGGATGATCGCGTCGTCAGAGGCGATCACAATGTCCATCATCAGACCGATCTCACTGTGAAACCCGAAGCCTGGGAACGCACAGATCGTCGGAAATTCGACATCGTGGATCAGGGAGATCAGCATCTGACGACCGTCGTAGAACATGTTCTCGTAGGTCGCGCGCTTCGGGTCACCGCCCATGGCCGGCTCTTCGATCTGGGCCCAGCTATCGTTGTCGAAACCACGCATCCAGTTCTCGCCCTTGGCCGTGAAGATGAGCACCTCATTCTTCGGATCAGAGCCGATGGTGCGGAATAGCTGCCAGATGGCACGGTGCAGCTCAGCGTTCCACTGAACTTCGCCACCCAGCGTGTGCATGCAGACGTAAAGAACACCGTCGTCACGGCGCTCCATTTCAAAGTGCTCCTTGAAGAGTTCCTTGTATTCTTTGAACTCCGGTGTGGGGATCCAGTTGGTAAGTGACATGTCTGATTCTCCGTGGTTATTAGTTGGGTTCAGTTGATCTGTGCGGCCAGACCTCGTACGGGTCTACCGGTCTGTTCATAGATCTCGAGTCCGAGCATGGGTAGGTCGAGTCCGCCATAGATCGTGTGGTCGCCGACGAAAAGCACGGGACCGCTTGCGAGTACCTGCTCGAGGCCAGTCGAAACAGGGTTCGCCAGCAAGGAGAGCGGGCGGAAGACTCTTTGGAGACGTTCCAGGGAAATGGGTGCAAAGTCTACGTCGCTCACGAAGATTCCCTTTCGAGCTGGTCCAACGAAACGAGATCCTCTTCCGCAATGGCGGAAGCCTCGTCATCGGGGAGGCCTAGCAGTCGCAACGCGAGCGCGGTGAAGGCGATTTCGGACTCAGCGGGCAGTTCGCCTTCGAGACGTCTGCGCAGCAGAGTTTCAGCGCCGCCGCTGATCATCGTGAAGACGATCTCGAGATCATCAAAGTGGAAGCGTCCAGAATCGAGACCGCGCTGAATATCTCGCCGCCCGAAGACGCCCAGGCTCATGCTACCCACGGCCATCAGTTCCCCTGCGCGCAATGCGAACCGTCCAAGCGTCGGGTCTTCGACATAGACGCGGAACGAGTGACGCAGGCAGGTGGCAATCACCCGAGCCGGATCGTCGCGCATGGGTTCGCTGAGCACGTCGAGTCTGCGAACGAGTTCGGCGAGAGTCTTTTCGACGACCGCCTCCAGACAGGCTTCCTTGGAATCGAAGTGGTTGTAGAAGCTGCCCTTCGCGACGTCTGCCAGATCAGTGATGTCCTGGATGGTGGTAGCCCCGACACCCTGTGACGCGAACACCTGGCGGGCGGCCGTCAGTACGGCAGTTCGGGTTCGGAGACGTCTCCGGTCGGCTCGGTTGTTGGGCTTGGCTTCGGGCATGTCCGAATTGATACTCATAAATGACCAAATAGTCAAATTTGACGAAGAGGTCATTTGGCGAATGGCGAACCGATATCTCGGACTGGCCTCCCTAAAGAGTTGATTTTGCGCGCTTTTCTTCGCCTCAAAGGCTGGTGAAAAGGGTGGGTCGCGGGAGCGTCCGAAGCTCCCGCGTCGAATTCAGGTCAGCGAAACCTCATCGCTCCGCTCGGGGCGGCTACTGAAATCCGCGTATCGCTGGCGCGGCCCGGTCCACTTTGAGGGGGTAGGAGCCGCCACTGCGTCGGTAGATGTTTTCCAGTCTTCCGTGTAGACCCCGCCAGTCTGCGTTTTCCTGTGCCTCCTCCACCATTCGTGCGTAGCTCGAGAGGAACTCCTCGGGGATCGGCGCAGACCCGGGCTGTGACCAGGAGAACACCCAGGCGTCGTCCTCTCGCCACGCGACCGACAACCAGTCGCCGATGTTCTCCGGTCGGAACAGCTCGGCGTGGGGTAGAACGTCGAAGAGCGGACGCGAAGTGTCGACGAGGAAGTAGTCGAGTCCGGCCTCGCGAAGAAGAGAACGAGCTCGCTTGGGGGATTCGAAAAGCACTTCTTCGTATTTCAACGACATACCGAAGGAAAGGAATCCCTCTATGCGCGGGCTCGGCGCCATGCTCAGGTGGTAGGGGCCGTTGAGCGACCAGACGCGGGCATTGGGCTCCAGCGTTCTGGCCAGTCGCTCGGCCGGTCTCCACAAGGAGCGGTCCTGTTCGTATACGTCCGCAAATGAAAGCGTACCGCTCACGAAGCGCAGGCCCGTTTCAATTCGTCGAGGTCCGAGTTGTTTGGCCTCGCTCAGGAAGGCGAACACCGCGACCAGTGCCGGAAGCCCGTAACTCAAAAAGTCGCGCGCGCGCAGATTGCTCATGCGCTGCCAGATCGGTTGCCACGCGATGCTCAATCCGACGACCACGAGGAAAAGCGTGAAAGCATAGAAGCGAAGCATGGACGTCGGCTGGTTGACGATATGACCCAGGCCAAAGGCAACGATCGCCAGGCTCGCCAGTGCTGCGGCAACTCTTCGCAATGCGGCGGGCGTGGCCTGGTGGCGCGAGATCAGTGCAGACGTGGCGAGCAACGGAAGCGCGAGGTACTCGTGTGCGCATAAGGCTCGCACGGACTTCAGTCGGAATACTTCGTGCCAGTATTCCCACACGCTGCCGGGAATTTCGATCGGATGAACGCCGCCAAATCCCGGAGGCGATCCCTCCGTCATGAGCAGCATGAGGTAGGGACTGACCCAGCTGCTGAGCTTCTGCTGATCGGCGAGTTCCCAGAAGATGCGGAACGGAACGATATCGGCCATTCCGGTCACGCTCTGGTTAAAGGCAAAGTTCCCCAACAACACGAGTCCGCCCGCGAGTCCGGCGGCCGCGCAAGCGATAAACACGCCCTGTCTCTGTTGGAAAAGGGCGCGCAATCCCATGAGCCCGAGCAGTCCGGCCGCAAACGGGAACACGGACGGCACGAAGATCACCAGGCTCATGATCATCAGCGCGGTGCAGAAAGCCCAGAGTCGCCGGTCGCGGGCTCCGGCTGCGTCGAGTCGCACCACCATCCACACGAGTCCGGCCAGTAGAGCCATCATCATGATGTGTTGTTTCTCGAACGACGCCCAGCTCCACTGGTCGAGCATACCGGTGAGGTAGAGCGCGACGGCCATCAGTCCCCACCAGCGAGAGCCAATCGCCGTGCGCACGAGTGAGAACACCACCAGGGCCGATACGAGCACGAATGAACAGGTTGCGAGCTGGGCACCGATGAGATCCGTCAGCAGGAGGCTCAGGAAAACCGCACCCGCGCCTTTGGTGTGGTAGTAGTGGTACCAGAGTTCGTTAGGCCAGATGCCTTGTGTTTCAACGACTCGCCTGTAGTACGGGAAGTAGTGCGTCGCCACATCGCTCACGCTGTGAGGCTGAAGACCTTTGACGACGATCAGGTAGAGGCCGGCAAGCCCGACCGATGCGAGCAGCGCAGCCCGACCGATGGTCAGCGCGCGGCTGGGCGATCCGCCGTCAGCCGGCGTGGGCAGGCGCGGAGTGATTGCGCCTCGGTGACGCCAGAATTCGAAAACACCCGGAAATGAGATCGCGACCAGCGGCAGGCTCAGCGCGATCATCATCTTCCGTTCGTACAGACCGGCGTAGCCCAGGAACTGGAAGGCGATGTGAAGTACTGCGCTTCCCAGGTAGAAACCCAGGATGAAGCGGTCCAGGGAAGTGAGCGGCAGGCGTCGGCGGCGTTCGGGAATGGCCAGTACGAGGGAACCGAGTCCGTAGAGCAAGGCCATCAGATAGCCGATGAAGAGCGCGCGCAGAACGGAGTACGTCAGATAGGAGAAACCGCCCGGCTGGTAGAAGCGCTCCTGGTAGATATCGTTACTGGCGAACCAGACTACGATGCCTGCGTACACGCAGACGAAACCAATCCACGCGGCGATGAAACCCGGGGAGCGGAGAGCAGAAGAACCAGGTCGCCGCCGTGACTTCCGCTGGAGGCGAATCTGGAGCCAGAGGGTACAAAGCAGCAGGGACAGGATCGCGACCAGCCAGGAGAACAAAGGCTCAGCCCCGGAGCCGGGTCATCCCTTTTCTGCCCGGGCTTCCTCGACCGGTTGAATCGCCAGGTCATCTGCAGAGCCCACGGGCCCGAGGCGACGCCCATACCCGACCTGCCCGATACGCCGGATCACCAAGTCCAGCAGCATATGCGCCACCGAGAACAGGTTGAGCAGGGTCAGCGCACTCGACTTGCCTTCCTCACGCTCTCGAACGACCACCGGAATCTCCAGGTGGCTGGCCCCCTGATTGAGCACCCGGGCGATCAGGTCGGCCTGGAAACCGAAGCCCTGATAATCTGTGTGCCAGCGCATGACGTTGTAACGCAGGTGAAGTGCCATGCCGTTGTAGTAGCGGATGCGGTAGCCCGTGATGGCGTTTACCACGAGGGTGTAAGTGCGGGACAACGCGCGCCGGGGTAGTGACTTCCCCTCGCAACGCTCGTGATAGGGAATGACGACATCCGCAGCGCCGAGGTGTCGCAAGACCTGAACCAGCGTCTCACGCGATTCCACGTCATCTCCACAGACGAGGCGGTAGTAGCGCCCGCGGCCCTGGAACGCACCTTCGATGTAGTTTTGTCCCAGACCCTTGTTGTACTCGTTGACGATCAGCCGGATCGGTCGATGCGCTCGCGCACGCTGATAAGAGTTGATCAGGTCTACCGAGCGATCGCGAGACGCGTCGTCGATCACGATGATCTCGTAGGAACAGCCGACTTCGTCGACTGCGGCCAGCACAGTGTCGAGAGTCGACTCGATGTTCTTCTCTTCGTTGTAGCAGGCGATGAAGAGAGTTATGTCGAGTTCGCCTTCGAGTTTGACCTCGGATTCGGAGCTCATCTTGACGGCCTCCCTCCATTAAAACGGTTCCAGCTATGTAGCACTATTGCAGTAATGGAGCATCTCGCACTATGATGTCCGAACCCCCCTTTGACTATTCTCATTGAGTATATGTTGGGGAGTGCGTTTTTGGCCCAGCTCGATTCGACCGGGATCCCGGCTTTTGGACTGAAACTCTTTCTCGACGGCGCAAAGCTCTCTGATATGCGCCTCGCCCGCGAAGCGGGGCACGTATCGGGTTTCACGACCAATCCGACGCTGATGCGGAAAGACGGCGTCACCAACTACGAAGCCTTTGCGCGTGAGGTGATCGAGGCGATCCCCGACATGCCGCTGAGCTTCGAGGTCTTCTCAGACGAGATGGGCGAGATGGAGCGCGAGGCGCGCACCATTTCCAGCTGGGGCGGAGAGGTCTACGTCAAGATCCCCGTGACCAATACGCTCGGGGAGTCGACGGTACCGCTGATCGAGAAGCTGTCGGCGGACGGAATTCGCATCAATGTGACGGCCCTGATGACGTTGGACCAGGTGCGGACCTCGACGCTGGCCCTGCATCCAGATACACCGGGCATT is a window of bacterium DNA encoding:
- a CDS encoding enoyl-CoA hydratase/isomerase family protein, coding for MSLTNWIPTPEFKEYKELFKEHFEMERRDDGVLYVCMHTLGGEVQWNAELHRAIWQLFRTIGSDPKNEVLIFTAKGENWMRGFDNDSWAQIEEPAMGGDPKRATYENMFYDGRQMLISLIHDVEFPTICAFPGFGFHSEIGLMMDIVIASDDAIILDDHYGFGLVPGD
- a CDS encoding helix-turn-helix transcriptional regulator, whose protein sequence is MSINSDMPEAKPNNRADRRRLRTRTAVLTAARQVFASQGVGATTIQDITDLADVAKGSFYNHFDSKEACLEAVVEKTLAELVRRLDVLSEPMRDDPARVIATCLRHSFRVYVEDPTLGRFALRAGELMAVGSMSLGVFGRRDIQRGLDSGRFHFDDLEIVFTMISGGAETLLRRRLEGELPAESEIAFTALALRLLGLPDDEASAIAEEDLVSLDQLERESS
- a CDS encoding transaldolase; translation: MLGSAFLAQLDSTGIPAFGLKLFLDGAKLSDMRLAREAGHVSGFTTNPTLMRKDGVTNYEAFAREVIEAIPDMPLSFEVFSDEMGEMEREARTISSWGGEVYVKIPVTNTLGESTVPLIEKLSADGIRINVTALMTLDQVRTSTLALHPDTPGIISVFAGRIADTGIDPVPVMAKARGIVTERPGVELLWASPREILNVYQAEQVGCHIITCTADVIAKLKLAGKNLDAFSLETVEMFRRDALAAGYKI
- a CDS encoding glycosyltransferase family 2 protein codes for the protein MSSESEVKLEGELDITLFIACYNEEKNIESTLDTVLAAVDEVGCSYEIIVIDDASRDRSVDLINSYQRARAHRPIRLIVNEYNKGLGQNYIEGAFQGRGRYYRLVCGDDVESRETLVQVLRHLGAADVVIPYHERCEGKSLPRRALSRTYTLVVNAITGYRIRYYNGMALHLRYNVMRWHTDYQGFGFQADLIARVLNQGASHLEIPVVVREREEGKSSALTLLNLFSVAHMLLDLVIRRIGQVGYGRRLGPVGSADDLAIQPVEEARAEKG